From a single Syngnathus scovelli strain Florida chromosome 2, RoL_Ssco_1.2, whole genome shotgun sequence genomic region:
- the fitm2 gene encoding acyl-coenzyme A diphosphatase FITM2 yields the protein MRHARVITSSKTQNKSIPGEVVNMAAVDVVVCNLVTLWRIPAVRHKFPWMFLLIAVVGSILKELQLVPETYFSSRRNFLNVYFVKVSWGWTLLLLTPFILLSNTAFSRNAVYLGRRLLSLVVATAVWYVCTETFFYIEDVTGSCYQTDSMDVKNSQFSSKAECRRAGLHWHGFDISGHSFILTYSALLIVEETAPMASLKTASMSALPRGVLNLLYVALNLIVIIWMWMFLCTSVYFHDMSHKVLGTASGLLVWFLTYRFWYLKALSPGLPPQSQLKGQKQHA from the exons ATGCGCCATGCACGCGTTATCACGTCAAGCAAAACGCAGAATAAGTCCATCCCGGGCGAAGTTGTCAacatggcggcggtggacgtCGTTGTATGTAACTTGGTGACTCTTTGGAGGATACCAGCCGTCAGACACAAATTCCCGTGGATGTTTTTGCTAATTGCAGTCGTGGGTTCCATTCTCAAAGAGCTCCAGCTCGTGCCGGAGACGTATTTTAGCAGCAGAAGAAATTTCCTGAACGT CTATTTTGTCAAAGTGTCGTGGggatggacgctgctgctgctcactccCTTCATCCTCCTCTCCAACACGGCTTTTAGCCGGAACGCTGTCTACCTGGGCAGACGGCTCCTCTCTCTGGTGGTAGCCACGGCCGTATGGTACGTGTGCACCGAGACCTTTTTCTACATCGAGGACGTGACTGGCTCTTGTTATCAAACCGACTCCATGGACGTGAAGAACAGTCAATTTTCGTCCAAAGCCGAATGCCGGCGCGCCGGGCTCCACTGGCACGGCTTTGACATATCGGGGCACTCCTTCATCTTGACGTACTCCGCCCTCTTAATCGTGGAGGAAACGGCGCCCATGGCCTCTCTGAAGACAGCGAGTATGTCTGCGCTACCGAGGGGTGTCCTTAACCTTCTGTACGTGGCGCTTAACCTCATAGTCATCATCTGGATGTGGATGTTCCTCTGCACCTCGGTTTACTTCCACGACATGTCTCACAAGGTGCTGGGCACTGCGAGCGGGCTGCTGGTGTGGTTCTTGACATATCGCTTTTGGTACCTCAAAGCGCTGTCACCGGGTCTCCCGCCACAGTCCCAGCTCAAAGGACAGAAACAACACGCCTAG
- the LOC125988494 gene encoding probable nuclear hormone receptor HR38: MTCIHPMQHGSQPYDNNLGSSEPHSPDLFSRLSVDAGVLRNHPCAPSMPSAGTQVGTFDAYSSQMSGGQESSFRLDELQVYGCYPGAFMFTYPEEAVSPCGSKHFAGSTPGFQSQHTPAWNSYSPSPGYWAAEDISVPHMPSFFTFSSGTVDDMSSLGQSHPDALTDTSSLTFSTLAMEPAYGLDGSDHSEGRLPLKAKSPRGNEGCCAVCGDSASCQHYGVRTCEGCKGFFKRTVQKNSKYICLTNKDCPVDKRRRNRCQFCRFQKCLAVGMVKEVVRTDSLKGRRGRLPSKPKLVQEVLPSVSPVSMIASLVRAQIDSNPTEKQLNYSTYEETDVGAYQKEDASDVKEFYDLLTASMEVIRKWAKSVPGFSDFCSSDQELLLESAFVELFILRLAYRSNPETNKLVFCNGKVLHKTQCIRGFGDWIESILEFSQSLHRMKLDISSFSCLTALVIITERHGLQEPKRVEDLQNQLINSLKDHVSGCPSSRPNYLSKLLGKLPELRTLCTQGLQRIFYLKLEGLVPPPPIVDTILMDSFPF, translated from the exons ATGACTTGCATCCACCCAATGCAGCACGGTTCCCAGCCCTACGACAACAACCTCGGCAGCTCAGAACCTCACAGCCCGGATTTGTTCTCCAGGCTGTCGGTGGATGCGGGCGTCCTGCGGAACCACCCGTGCGCCCCATCCATGCCCAGCGCCGGCACACAGGTGGGCACCTTTGACGCCTACTCGTCCCAAATGAGCGGAGGGCAGGAGAGCTCGTTCAGGCTGGATGAACTCCAGGTTTACGGCTGCTACCCTGGCGCCTTCATGTTCACTTACCCGGAGGAGGCCGTCTCGCCTTGTGGCTCCAAACATTTTGCCGGCTCCACCCCAGGCTTCCAAAGTCAGCACACGCCCGCTTGGAACTCTTATTCACCCAGTCCAGGATACTGGGCGGCCGAGGACATCTCTGTACCGCATATGCCGTCCTTCTTCACATTTTCTTCAGGAACCGTGGACGATATGTCTTCACTGGGACAATCTCACCCCGACGCTCTCACTGACACATCTTCACTCACCTTCTCCACGCTGGCCATGGAGCCAGCTTATGGCCTGGATGGAAGTGATCACTCAGAGGGGCGTTTGCCACTCAAAGCAAAAAGCCCGCGAGGGAACGAGGGCTGCTGCGCCGTCTGTGGAGACAGTGCCTCCTGCCAGCACTACGGCGTTCGTACCTGTGAGGGATGTAAAGGCTTTTTCAAG CGGACGGTGCAGAAGAATTCCAAGTATATTTGCCTCACCAACAAGGATTGTCCCGTggacaagaggaggaggaatcgCTGCCAGTTCTGCCGTTTCCAGAAGTGTCTGGCTGTAGGAATGGTTAAAGAAG TTGTGAGGACAGACAGCCTGAAGGGTCGCAGAGGTCGCCTGCCCTCCAAGCCTAAATTAGTGCAGGAAGTGTTGCCCTCTGTGTCTCCAGTCAGCATGATCGCGTCACTGGTGAGGGCTCAGATCGACTCCAACCCGACTGAAAAGCAGCTGAATTATTCCACT TACGAAGAAACAGATGTGGGCGCATACCAGAAAGAAGACGCTAGTGATGTGAAAGAGTTCTACGACCTGCTCACTGCCTCCATGGAGGTCATCAGAAAGTGGGCCAAGAGCGTCCCGGGTTTTTCGGATTTCTGCTCATCAGATCAAGAGCTGCTCCTGGAGTCAGCCTTTGTCgaactcttcatcctccgtcTTGCATACCG GTCAAACCCCGAAACAAACAAGCTGGTCTTCTGCAATGGCAAAGTGCTTCACAAGACCCAGTGCATCAGAGGCTTCGGGGACTGGATCGAGTCCATCTTGGAGTTTTCCCAAAGCCTCCATCGCATGAAACTTGACatctcctccttctcctgccTCACGGCTCTGGTCATTATCACTG agcGACATGGTCTCCAAGAACCAAAACGCGTGGAGGACTTGCAGAATCAGCTGATCAACAGTCTTAAAGATCACGTGTCGGGCTGCCCGTCGTCACGTCCCAACTATTTGTCAAAACTGCTCGGCAAGCTGCCCGAACTCAGGACACTATGCACTCAAGGCCTCCAGCGCATCTTCTACCTTAAATTAGAAGGCCTGGTCCCGCCGCCGCCCATTGTGGACACCATTCTGATGGATTCGTTCCCGTTTTAA
- the gdap1l1 gene encoding ganglioside-induced differentiation-associated protein 1-like 1: MASSNHVTPTKCGWWPISAMDGDGKMTDGDECDDPCTAEPKPFNKDRLVLYHWTQSFASQKVRLVINEKGLVCEERDVSLPLQEHKEPWFMRLNLGEEVPVFLHGDNIISDYNQIIDYLETNFVGDSVAQLIPAADSPVHERVHQYRQLLDGLPMDAYTHGCILHPELTTDSMIPKYATAEIRRHLVNAATELMKLDHEEPQLTEPYLSKQKKLMAKILDHDNVNYLKKILGELAMVLDQVEAELEKRKLEYQGQKCELWLCGPDFTLADICLGALLHRLKFLGLSKKYWEDGSRPNLQSFFLRVQKRYAFRKVLGDIHTTLLSAVLPNAFRMVKKKPPSFFGASFLMGSLGGMGYFAYWFLKKKYM; the protein is encoded by the exons ATGGCGTCTTCCAACCATGTTACCCCCACCAAATGTGGCTGGTGGCCCATCTCGGCGATGGACGGGGACGGCAAAATGACAGACGGGGATGAGTGTGACGACCCTTGCACGGCTGAGCCTAAACCGTTCAACAAAGACAGGCTGGTTTTGTACCACTGGACGCAATCTTTCGCCTCCCAGAAG GTCCGCCTAGTGATCAACGAGAAGGGTCTGGTGTGCGAGGAGAGAGACGTCAGCCTGCCGCTACAGGAGCACAAGGAGCCGTGGTTCATGAGACTCAACCTGGGGGAGGAGGTACCCGTCTTCCTCCATGGCGACAACATCATCAGTGACTACAACCAGATTATAGACTACTTGGAGACCAACTTTGTGGGAG ACTCGGTGGCTCAGCTGATTCCGGCGGCAGACTCACCAGTTCATGAGCGCGTGCACCAGTACCGGCAGTTGCTGGATGGCCTTCCCATGGACGCGTACACGCACGGCTGCATCCTCCATCCGGAGCTCACCACCGACTCTATGATCCCAAAGTACGCCACTGCTGAAATACGTC GGCATTTGGTCAACGCAGCAACGGAACTAATGAAGTTAGACCACGAGGAGCCCCAACTTACGGAACCCTATCTGTCCAAGCAGAAGAAGCTCATG GCGAAGATTTTGGACCATGACAATGTCAACTACCTGAAGAAAATCCTGGGAGAGTTAGCCATGGTTTTAGATCAAGTGGAAGCCGAACTGGAGAAAAGGAAACTGGAGTACCAAG GTCAAAAGTGTGAGTTGTGGCTATGCGGACCTGACTTTACACTAGCCGATATCTGCCTGGGAGCCTTGCTGCACAGGCTCAAGTTCTTGGGACTTTCTAAGAAGTACTGGGAGGACGGCAGTCGACCCAACCTGCAGTCCTTTTTTCTGCGCGTGCAAAAACGCTACGCTTTCCGAAAGGTCCTGGGCGACATCCACACGACGCTCCTGTCGGCCGTCCTGCCCAACGCCTTCCGAATGGTCAAAAAGAAGCCGCCCTCCTTCTTCGGGGCCTCCTTTCTAATGGGATCCCTCGGCGGGATGGGCTACTTTGCCTATtggtttttaaaaaagaaatacatgtAG
- the jph2 gene encoding junctophilin-2: MSGGRFEFDDGGAYCGGWEGGKAHGHGICTGPKGQGEFSGSWNYGFEVVGVYTWPSGNTYEGYWSQGKRHGLGVETKGHWIYRGEWTHGFKGRYGIRISVSSGAKYEGTWNNGLQDGYGTETYADGGTFQGQFTGGMRHGYGVRQSVPYGMAAVVRSPLRTSLTSLRSEQSNGTVLQQDIPIITTTSASGEETPVSNPAQLGPSRGGFALTLQVDPEATKPKKKGLFRRSSLLGKLKKSDSSTSLSSQKSKISFLRTESALSSNASDTNSTISMGDESLAGAEDFPPVEADIDATTTEVYMGEWKNDKRSGYGISERSSGLKYEGEWLNNQRHGYGCTTFAEGGREEGKYMNNMLVKAVKKRVIQLKGTKIKQKVERAVEGAQRAAAIGKQKAEIAASRSTHAKAKSDGADQAAQASNSESSIARMVAKELSPTFYQPGPEYLKKRVMPEVGEGSENTDIVTHEPLLAKEEPAPTPPESPILNELDRLMPGSSPARTPSPSPGIFIKEDPKLLGPGNWADEKASKSSSKPNSRPTTPSVPPPVPTGSEGAIARSLSRTPSRHSTKNEQGSDLEIKPLQKFDPVVNTVDAASAQKPARNSFTAVNDEEKLRPKAATPNLKANDLKLERVQTVQDREQSWDSSRPSVKAETKLLPKRQPSPAPSPKPAANHEPKTLAKPAEAKTNSVKPALKADPKAEARLKAPMLNSSHKVTAESLEQESPNTIMICMVILLNIGLAILFVHILS; this comes from the exons ATGAGTGGAGGTCGCTTTGAGTTCGATGACGGCGGCGCGTACTGCGGCGGCTGGGAGGGCGGCAAGGCACACGGCCACGGCATCTGCACCGGCCCTAAAGGCCAGGGAGAGTTCTCGGGATCCTGGAACTACGGCTTCGAGGTGGTGGGGGTCTACACCTGGCCCAGCGGGAACACCTACGAGGGCTACTGGTCGCAGGGCAAGCGTCACGGTCTGGGGGTCGAAACCAAAGGCCACTGGATTTACAGAGGGGAATGGACACACGGCTTCAAGGGGAGGTATGGCATCCGCATCAGTGTCAGCAGCGGGGCCAAATATGAGGGAACGTGGAACAATGGACTACAGGACGGCTACGGAACTGAAACCTATGCTGATGGAG GCACTTTCCAGGGTCAGTTCACGGGCGGCATGCGGCACGGCTACGGGGTCCGTCAGAGCGTCCCCTATGGAATGGCAGCTGTCGTCCGTTCTCCTCTCCGGACTTCCCTGACCTCCCTACGTAGCGAGCAAAGCAATGGCACAGTTCTGCAGCAAGACATCCCCATCATCACCACCACAAGTGCCTCCGGTGAGGAGACTCCTGTTTCCAACCCTGCCCAACTGGGACCATCGCGTGGAGGCTTCGCCCTCACGCTCCAAGTGGACCCAGAGGCAACGAAACCCAAGAAGAAAGGTTTGTTTCGCAGGAGCTCTCTGCTGGGCAAACTGAAGAAATCCGACTCCAGCACTTCACTGTCCAGCCAGAAGAGCAAGATCAGTTTCCTGAGGACGGAATCGGCTTTGAGCTCCAACGCCAGCGACACCAACTCCACCATCAGCATGGGGGACGAGAGCCTGGCTGGCGCAGAAGACTTCCCCCCTGTAGAGGCAGACATCGACGCCACCACCACAGAAGTCTACATGGGCGAATGGAAGAACGACAAGCGCTCAGGATATGGAATAAGCGAAAGGTCCAGTGGCCTTAAGTATGAAGGCGAGTGGCTAAACAACCAAAGACACGGCTACGGTTGCACCACCTTCGCCGAGGGCGGGAGAGAAGAGGGCAAGTACATGaacaacatgctggtgaaggctGTGAAGAAGAGAGTGATTCAACTGAAAGGAACCAAGATCAAGCAGAAGGTGGAGCGGGCCGTGGAGGGCGCTCAGCGAGCCGCTGCCATCGGCAAGCAGAAGGCGGAGATTGCCGCTTCCAG GTCCACCCACGCCAAGGCCAAGTCAGACGGAGCCGACCAGGCTGCTCAAGCATCCAACAGCGAATCCAGCATCGCCAGGATGGTGGCCAAAGAACTTTCACCTACTTTCTACCAGCCAG GTCCAGAGTATCTGAAGAAGCGAGTAATGCCGGAAGTCGGGGAGGGAAGTGAGAACACGGATATCGTCACGCACGAGCCGCTGTTAGCCAAGGAGGAGCCGGCGCCGACGCCACCTGAAAGCCCGATCTTGAATGAACTAGACCGCCTCATGCCTGGCTCCTCCCCAGCCCGCACTCCTTCACCCAGTCCAGGCATCTTCATCAAGGAAGACCCCAAACTTCTAGGTCCTGGCAACTGGGCCGACGAAAAAGCTAGTAAAAGCAGCAGTAAGCCCAACAGCAGGCCCACCACACCTTCAGTCCCTCCTCCTGTTCCCACTGGATCAGAGGGCGCTATTGCTCGCAGTCTCTCTCGCACCCCAAGCCGCCACAGTACCAAGAATGAGCAGGGGTCCGATCTAGAGATCAAGCCCTTGCAAAAATTTGATCCAGTGGTGAATACCGTAGACGCCGCGTCGGCACAAAAACCTGCACGAAACAGCTTTACTGCCGTGAATGATGAGGAAAAACTGCGCCCAAAAGCTGCCACTCCAAATTTGAAAGCCAATGACCTGAAACTCGAAAGAGTCCAGACAGTCCAAGATCGAGAACAGTCGTGGGATTCGAGTCGGCCTTCCGTCAAAGCAGAAACCAAATTGCTACCAAAACGACAACCCAGCCCTGCTCCGTCTCCAAAGCCTGCAGCCAACCATGAACCTAAGACGTTAGCCAAACCTGCTGAAGCCAAAACCAACAGTGTCAAACCTGCCTTGAAAGCGGATCCCAAAGCAGAAGCTCGACTGAAAGCGCCAATGTTGAATTCAAGTCACAAAGTAACTGCAGAGTCTTTGGAACAGGAG AGCCCCAACACCATCATGATCTGCATGGTTATCCTGCTCAACATCGGTTTGGCCATTCTctttgtgcacattttgtcCTGA